The following are encoded together in the Pygocentrus nattereri isolate fPygNat1 chromosome 15, fPygNat1.pri, whole genome shotgun sequence genome:
- the LOC119261538 gene encoding mast cell protease 4-like, with protein MALISLMLLAAVLPYLGHSASVKVGIINGTEAKPHSRPYMVSLQMGGRHMCGGFLVSDQFVMTAAHCYMNRPRFTAVLGAHDVSNSAEGSVSMEVVAYYPHQQFNLRNLDYDIMLLKLRSKVTPSASISWITLPQRDEDIPANTVCSVAGWGGTAAFHPPTNRLMETKITIIDRHSCGQYWRLTTRMVCAHYPGGSCQGDSGGPLVCNNVAAGIVSFGERRCDSTLRPNVYARISGFLPWISYIITRG; from the exons ATGGCTCTCATCTCTCTGATGCTGCTGGCTGCTGTGCTACCATACCTGGGCCACTCTG ccagtGTTAAAGTTGGTATAATAAATGGCACCGAGGCTAAACCTCACTCCAGACCCTACATGGTCTCCCTCCAGATGGGTGGACGACACATGTGTGGCGGCTTTCTTGTATCTGACCAATTCGTCATGACGGCTGCGCACTGCTATATGAA CCGACCAAGATTTACAGCAGTGCTGGGTGCTCATGATGTGTCAAACAGTGCAGAAGGCTCCGTCTCCATGGAAGTGGTGGCTTACTACCCCCATCAGCAGTTTAATTTACGTAATCTAGACTACGACATCATGCTTTTGAAG TTGCGTTCAAAAGTCACACCGTCTGCATCTATCAGCTGGATCACCCTACCTCAAAGAGATGAGGACATCCCGGCCAACACGGTCTGCAGTGTAGCTGGCTGGGGAGGCACAGCAGCCTTTCATCCCCCGACTAACCGTCTTATGGAGACAAAAATCACGATCATAGACAGGCACAGTTGTGGTCAATATTGGAGATTAACCACAAGGATGGTGTGTGCACATTATCCTGGAGGATCTTGTCAG GGAGACTCTGGGGGTCCTCTGGTGTGTAATAATGTTGCAGCGGGTATTGTTTCTTTTGGTGAGAGGCGCTGTGATTCAACATTAAGGCCAAATGTTTATGCCAGAATTTCCGGCTTTCTGCCCTGGATCAGCTACATTATCACAAGAGGCTAG
- the LOC108415438 gene encoding mast cell protease 4-like — MALISLMLLAAVLPYLGHSASVKVGIINGTEAKPHSRPYMVSLQMGGRHMCGGFLVSDRYVMTAAHCYRNRPIFTAVLGAHDVSNNAEGSVRMEVEAYYPHQQFNLYTADYDIMLLKLRSKVTPSASISWITLPQKDEDIPANTVCSVAGWGSTAAFHPPTNRLMETQITIIDRQTCAQYWSLTTRMVCAHYPGGSCQGDSGGPLVCNDVAAGIVSFGERRCDSTLRPNVYARISGFLPWISSIIARG, encoded by the exons ATGGCTCTCATCTCTCTGATGCTGCTGGCTGCTGTGCTACCGTACCTGGGCCACTCTG ccagtGTTAAAGTTGGTATAATAAATGGCACCGAGGCTAAACCTCACTCCAGACCCTACATGGTCTCCCTCCAGATGGGTGGACGACACATGTGTGGCGGCTTTCTTGTATCTGACCGATACGTCATGACGGCTGCGCACTGCTATAGGAA CCGACCAATATTTACAGCAGTGCTGGGTGCTCATGATGTGTCAAACAACGCAGAAGGCTCCGTCCGCATGGAAGTGGAGGCTTACTACCCCCATCAGCAGTTTAATTTATATACTGCAGACTATGACATCATGCTTTTGAAG TTGCGTTCAAAAGTCACACCGTCTGCATCTATCAGCTGGATCACCCTACCTCAAAAAGATGAGGACATCCCGGCCAACACAGTCTGCAGTGTAGCTGGCTGGGGAAGCACAGCAGCATTTCATCCCCCGACTAACCGTCTTATGGAGACACAAATCACGATCATAGACAGGCAAACTTGTGCTCAATATTGGAGTTTAACCACAAGGATGGTGTGTGCACATTATCCTGGAGGATCTTGTCAG GGAGACTCTGGGGGTCCTCTGGTGTGTAATGATGTTGCAGCAGGTATTGTTTCTTTTGGTGAGAGGCGCTGTGATTCAACATTAAGGCCAAATGTTTATGCCAGAATTTCCGGCTTTCTGCCCTGGATCAGCTCCATTATCGCAAGAGGCTAG